A stretch of the Festucalex cinctus isolate MCC-2025b chromosome 20, RoL_Fcin_1.0, whole genome shotgun sequence genome encodes the following:
- the LOC144009661 gene encoding uncharacterized protein LOC144009661 — translation MDPLCNPRQKKTVICHQGFLYNIRMPRDESEVNPIVLSIPEHERIIANARGPNAIERELQALKDVAQKKQDIIDAAQPLRNQILERDLLTLKQEAETKKKADRKAYLEYQCLREKAQLAQDTQILNLDRWILHSKIQAERDKQMRWIKECAEEEHAREKEEFERVLKCTQIALAQEGEKNKKREEDGHRHLRFIMQQVKDNEEAALVKRQEKLTFYARTKALWKQKDMWLEELKQDRLKQLMATGVSDEYLKYVTKKTNEDQAKSLDSQYRTFKTLDILPRWVTGRTKAMQEHIKNQNVETDY, via the exons ATGGACCCCTTGTGTAACCCACGGCAAAAGAAAACGGTGATCTGCCACCAGGGCTTCCTGTACAACATCAGGATGCCTCGCGACGAGTCCGAAGTCAATCCCATTGTGCTCAGCATCCCGGAGCACGAGCGGATAATCGCCAATGCCAGGGGTCCCAACGCCATCGAGAGAGAACTGCAGGCTCTGAAGGACGTGGCTCAGAAGAAGCAGGACATCATCGACGCTGCCCAGCCTCTGAGGAATCAGATCCTGGAGAGGGATCTGCTCACCTTGAAACAGGAGGCGGAGACCAAGAAGAAGGCTGATCGGAAGGCTTACCTGGAATACCAGTGCCTGCGGGAGAAGGCCCAGCTGGCCCAGGACACGCAGATCCTGAACCTGGACCGCTGGATCCTCCACAGCAAGATCCAGGCCGAACGGGACAAGCAGATGCGCTGGATTAAGGAGTGCGCGGAGGAGGAGCACGCCCGAGAGAAAGAAGAGTTTGAGAGGGTGCTGAAGTGCACTCAGATCGCCCTGGCCCAGGAGGGTGAGAAGAACAAGAAACGGGAGGAGGATGGCCACAGGCACCTGAGGTTTATCATGCAGCAG GTGAAGGACAACGAGGAGGCGGCGTTGGTCAAACGTCAGGAAAAGCTCACCTTCTACGCTCGCACCAAAGCACTATGGAAGCAGAAGGACATGTGGCTGGAGGAGCTGAAGCAGGATCGGCTGAAGCAGCTGATGGCCACGGGGGTTAGTGACGAGTATCTCAAGTACGTGACCAAGAAGACCAATGAGGACCAAGCCAAATCTTTGGATTCCCAGTACCGCACGTTCAAGACGTTGGACATACTGCCCAGGTGGGTGACGGGCAGGACCAAAGCCATGCAAGAGCACATCAAGAATCAGAATGTTGAGACGGACTATTAA